TACGCCTACAACTACGACACCATGACCGTTGACCACGGCCTCACCATCAACGGTAGCGAGAACTGGGCCACCAAGTACGAGGAGCTTCCGGGCGACTACTGGTGGAACGGCGCTGCCTACGTTGACACCTACGCCCAGTGGAAGGACTGGTTCACCGTCACCACCACCCTTGCCGACAGGGACAAGATCAACGACGAGCAGCTCATCGACTGGCACATCACCCTCAGCAAGATAGGCCTCAAGTCCAAGGACCCGAGCACCTGGGACGAGACCAGGCCGCCCAAGGACGCTGACCTCGTCGTTACTCCGGGCAACGTCACCGTCTTCGTTGACTACAAGCTCTACAACTACAGTGTGACCACCACCGAGCAGGTCAGGGACGAGTACCCCGAGTGGGGCGTTCCGGCTGACTACCAGAACGTTACCAACTACTACATTGGCGACGCCGAGAACGTTGCCGCCGACGGTGGAACCATCGTCAGCACCTACAGCGAGGGCGTCGGTGCCGGTGACACCTTCACTGTCTTCGGCGAGACCTACTACGTCCTCAGCGTCGACAACGGCCAGTTCACCGCTGGTCTCGACAAGGGTACCGCCTGGTACCAGGTCGGCCAGCCGCAGGCCATCGAGGGCACCGACTGGATAGTCACCGTCCTCGACATAAGCATCATCGACCAGAGGGCCCTCGTCGTCGTCAAGAACGCCGTCACCGGCCAGGAGAGCGACCAGCTCATCCTCACCAAGGACTCGGCCGTTGACGTCTTCGGCGACGGAAGCGTTATCCTCACCCTCAGGGACACCTTCGTCGGTATCGACGGCCACCTCATCGCCAGCATCGAGGCCCAGGTTGACGTCAAGACCTACCAGAGCGCCGACACCATAACCTACGACGGCAAGACCTGGGAGATGACCATCAGCACCGCCAACGTTAGCGGCACCTGGTACATCACCAACATCACCCTCACCAACAAGGACACCCTTGAGGGCAACCCGGTCGACATCTTCGGCACCTACGACCTCTGGTACCACTTCCAGCTCAAGACCCTCAACGAGAAGGACGTTGGATACGACATCGACGGCAACGGCACCATCGACGACGTTGACCGCGTCGTCGCCTATGCCCACATCTGGCTCAAGGAGAAGCAGGGCACCGTCGTCGAGAAGGAGCTCGCCGCTGGCGACCAGGTCCTCGACACCGACTACTACGTCGAGGGCATCTACGGCGACGTCACCATGATCAAGCCGGTCGCCCAGCCGATAACCATCATGGACTACGAGGTCAACATGGACGACCCGGGAAGCAACCTCATCCTCATCGGCGGTCCCGTTGCCAACAGCGTTACAAAGTACCTCGTTGACCAGGGCATAAGCCAGGTCGACTGGTACAACAGCCCAGGTGACATCGAGTACATACAGGGCGCCCTTGGCGGCTACGACGTCGTTATCGTCGCTGGTGCCACCAGGGACGAGACCAAGGCGGCCGCTGAGGCCCTTATGGAGTACCTCGCTGGCCTCTGAGGCCCTTCCCTTCTATTTTAATTCCCTTTTCTGGGGGTTTTAGCATTGGATCAAAAGAGACTCATAGCGGTTCTTATAGTCCTTATAGTGGTCGTGGCTCCAATCAGCTACGTGCTTTACTCGTACCACAGCTTCAGCGGAGTGATTAACCCAGGAGTACCGAAAGCCTCAACCCACTACGTAATGATATACACTCCCTCAGGTCAGTTCTATGCCCTGACTGCGGAGCAGTACCAGAAGCTGATTGAGGAGGGTACAAAACCCCCGGCAGGCTCAAAGCTTTTCAACATCACGGTGGACAGCTATATCACGGGTAGCCCCGAGGTCGACCTCAACCTGACAGTCAGGAGCTTCTACAAATACTTCACGATCGTGATGGGAGACCCCTCTGTAACCAACTGCAAGGACTCCCCCCAGCTGTACGTGGGAGACTGCAGGTATAGAACCCTCGCCGTTTCGGAGATATCCGGAGTGGTCTCCAACATATTTACAACGAACTACTACCTCAAAGGACTCCAGCTGGGATACGACAACGCCACTGCCAAACAGTATGCCTTTAACCAGACGTGGCTCAGATACAGAAAAGTCTACCTGAACTTCTGGACCAAGGTGGACATCGGTCGCGGTAAAATAGGGAACGAGAACCACCTCGCCGTTATCCTTATCGGCCCTGCAGAAGGTGCCAAGGAAAACAGGATATTTGCCCCTCGCAGGGGCGTGCTCGTGATAGAGGGAACCACAGACGAGGCACTGAGGGCAGAGGTCATCCTTATCGAGAACATCATCAGGTTCTCATGGCCCCAGAACGGCACGACCACTACAGGGTGATTATATCCTCCAGCATCTCCCTTTTCTCCTTCCCCACAACATCAAAAAACTCATCTTTGCTCCTAAACGGCCTCCTGGAGAGTATTCCCACGACGTTTCTCTTCCCAACACCTGGGAGATACTGGAGAACCTTTGAGGATTCAGTATTCACATTCACCGGCACGGGGATTCCGGTTATGCTCCTGAATCCATGGTCGACTATTAAAACGTCGTAAAATCTGTCCAGTTCAACCTTCTTGGGAATGCCAACTACCAGGGGATAGCTTCCTATCTGCCTCCCGTAGGTGAGCCCATTGTCAAACACTTCGGCACGGACATCCCGAAGCACCGTACCAACGGGGACGACGCGCTTCAGCATTGGGAGGTCTATCTCATGCCGTATTTTATACTTGTAGTGCTGGATGAGCTTTTTGTGCTTCTCAGTCTTGAGCTTACCTTTTAGATGCCACAGCGGCGTGCCGGGGAACACGACAACCTGCCGGATGTTTATGCGCCTAACCATTAGGCCATCGTCCAGTATGCGCTTCAGGAACTGGAACGTCAGCTCATAGCTCCTCTTGGTCTCCCCCGGCAGACCAAAGAGGATGTTTATTCCGGGAAGAAGCCACGGCATCCCGTTTGGCCCTCTTCTTCCGCCGACCTCGTTGAGTATCCTGACGGCTTCATAGGTTTCTTCAGCGGTCGCGTTTAGGTTGTTCAGCCTGGCCACTTTCGGGTCGGCACTTTCGAGACCGAAGGCAACCACGTTACCTGGAGTCCCGTATTTTATCAGGGCCTTTGCTATCCTGATGGCATCCTCCGGATAGTTGGCTATAACCGCTGGATTGGCGTTGTCTACATGGAGGGTTTTGACGCCGGGTGCGGCGGAACGGATTCCAGCAAAGAGTTTCTCAATCGCCTCGGGATTTGGAATCGGAACGCGGCCGTTCGGCTCCGCCATGTAAGAGAATATACAGCTCTGCCGTCCAACACGGAAGTGCTTAACACCCAGCCTGTAAAGGACTTCGACCTCGTCCACTATATCTTCTATGGGTCTGTCCTCGATCGAGCTATACCTCACCGGTTCGGTGCAGAATGAGCATCCACCAATTCCAGCCGCCTTTGGACACCCGCGCTGGGTCTCAATCTCAACTATAACGAAATCGGGGTAATCCGGAAACTGTCTAACGACTTCGGCACCGAGGAGGGCGTAGTCCCGCAGTTCATCATAAGTCCTAAAACGGAAGGGGTCTGCCTCATTTGGATCCTTGATGAAGTCGTGGAGAAACGCCTCCAAATCCCCGTAGACGACATGGTCAAAAACCGCACTGGCCAGCATCAGCTCACGGGAACCAACCTTTGTGCCGCCGCCGTGCGCGGAGCCCATGAAAGCGGGCCCACCGAGTATCTTAATACCTGTGAAAGGTTTAAGAAACCTCGCAACCTCCTCCACCTGCGACGGCACCGCGGAGAGATATTTGCCCGGAGTGTGGAGCCCACCTATGTAAACGAGAACGTCGGCCTTTTCTAGTATTCTCCTCGTCTCAGGGAAGTTTGGAGTTTTATTCTTGGTGGCTACTCCCTCCTCCCCCCCAAACGTTGCCCTGAGGTCATCTATGGTCAGATAAAACACTTGAGCGTCATGTCTGGCCTTCTTGATGGCGCCGTAAGCATAGCGGGGATATATACCCAGATACGGGGGAACACCCAGCCCAGCGGGCTCGTCGGTGTAGCCATCGATGATAGCTATTATCATGGTCTGGACTTCTCGGATTATCTTAAAAAAGAATCGCTGGCGAAAGGTATAAACGTCCTAGTGCCCCAAGTATTTATGGGGAACTGTATGGGGAAAGTTCGATATAGAACTGAAGGGGAAAAGGCCAGGTTTAAAAAAATACTGGAAGCAATTTCCAAACTCAACCACATGGAACTTCTTTCATATTGGATGGAGCAGGAAGTCAAAGAGGCTGAAATGTATTACAAATTATACCAGCTAAGCAAAGAGGTAAACTGGGATGAACGTGTTTCAAAACTTTTTTACCAGCTTTACAAGGAAAGCCTTGGACATGCAGAAACGCTACTCAGGATGTTCCATGAGATGTTCCCTGGCAAGAAGCCCCCGAAAATTAGCCTCCCTGCCTTGGAAGTGGAGCTCTCTGAGGAACAGCTGAGGGGCATGGTATATCGAGGAGACGTAAAAGACATCCTAGAATACCTTATGGGAACCGAACGTCTCGCCCACGATGTGTACAGATACCTCTCGGATAAAGCCGTGGACGAAGACTCTAAAGCAACCCTCGTATGGCTGGCCAATATAGAAAACGGACACTATCAGAAACTACGCCGTTTATACGCCACCCTGTTCGGAGAGGAACCGTCGGGATGACTACTTAAGGAACCCCTCTGCCCTCAAGAACTCCTCAATGTCCCTGACTTCCTCGGGAGATAGCTGAAAGACGCGCTTCTCAGCATGAGGCATCCCCGAAAACGCACCCTTAACCTTTTTGAATTCCTCTCTGCTCAGACCCAGCATGTGATGGGACTTCTTCAGAGCC
This window of the Thermococcus thermotolerans genome carries:
- a CDS encoding radical SAM protein — its product is MIIAIIDGYTDEPAGLGVPPYLGIYPRYAYGAIKKARHDAQVFYLTIDDLRATFGGEEGVATKNKTPNFPETRRILEKADVLVYIGGLHTPGKYLSAVPSQVEEVARFLKPFTGIKILGGPAFMGSAHGGGTKVGSRELMLASAVFDHVVYGDLEAFLHDFIKDPNEADPFRFRTYDELRDYALLGAEVVRQFPDYPDFVIVEIETQRGCPKAAGIGGCSFCTEPVRYSSIEDRPIEDIVDEVEVLYRLGVKHFRVGRQSCIFSYMAEPNGRVPIPNPEAIEKLFAGIRSAAPGVKTLHVDNANPAVIANYPEDAIRIAKALIKYGTPGNVVAFGLESADPKVARLNNLNATAEETYEAVRILNEVGGRRGPNGMPWLLPGINILFGLPGETKRSYELTFQFLKRILDDGLMVRRINIRQVVVFPGTPLWHLKGKLKTEKHKKLIQHYKYKIRHEIDLPMLKRVVPVGTVLRDVRAEVFDNGLTYGRQIGSYPLVVGIPKKVELDRFYDVLIVDHGFRSITGIPVPVNVNTESSKVLQYLPGVGKRNVVGILSRRPFRSKDEFFDVVGKEKREMLEDIITL
- a CDS encoding ferritin-like domain-containing protein; protein product: MGNCMGKVRYRTEGEKARFKKILEAISKLNHMELLSYWMEQEVKEAEMYYKLYQLSKEVNWDERVSKLFYQLYKESLGHAETLLRMFHEMFPGKKPPKISLPALEVELSEEQLRGMVYRGDVKDILEYLMGTERLAHDVYRYLSDKAVDEDSKATLVWLANIENGHYQKLRRLYATLFGEEPSG
- a CDS encoding S-layer protein: MKVKKIAALAIGAAMVGATMGFASAQPTVPNIPKDFFVNADGTPNVKIVVGSTAAAMDVASAADIAVALGSLLYTTEQAEVQNGYVKVKAEYPPATVAEWTIYAYNYDTMTVDHGLTINGSENWATKYEELPGDYWWNGAAYVDTYAQWKDWFTVTTTLADRDKINDEQLIDWHITLSKIGLKSKDPSTWDETRPPKDADLVVTPGNVTVFVDYKLYNYSVTTTEQVRDEYPEWGVPADYQNVTNYYIGDAENVAADGGTIVSTYSEGVGAGDTFTVFGETYYVLSVDNGQFTAGLDKGTAWYQVGQPQAIEGTDWIVTVLDISIIDQRALVVVKNAVTGQESDQLILTKDSAVDVFGDGSVILTLRDTFVGIDGHLIASIEAQVDVKTYQSADTITYDGKTWEMTISTANVSGTWYITNITLTNKDTLEGNPVDIFGTYDLWYHFQLKTLNEKDVGYDIDGNGTIDDVDRVVAYAHIWLKEKQGTVVEKELAAGDQVLDTDYYVEGIYGDVTMIKPVAQPITIMDYEVNMDDPGSNLILIGGPVANSVTKYLVDQGISQVDWYNSPGDIEYIQGALGGYDVVIVAGATRDETKAAAEALMEYLAGL